A part of Anolis sagrei isolate rAnoSag1 chromosome 3, rAnoSag1.mat, whole genome shotgun sequence genomic DNA contains:
- the MORC3 gene encoding MORC family CW-type zinc finger protein 3 isoform X1, with product MAASSSSVQTQSGILLSALCPKFLHTNSTSHTWPFSAVAELIDNAYDPDVNAKQMWIDQTIINGNICLIFMDNGNGMNADKLHKMLSFGFSDKVTLNGRVPVGLYGNGFKSGSMRLGNDAIVFTKNGEIMSVGMLSQTFLEVTKAEHVIVPIISFNKKRQVMNLEESAASLRAILEHSLFPTEEELLAELDAIIGKKGTRIIIWNLRREKSQQTEFDFGTDKYDIRIPADLDEVTGKRGYKKQERQDQITPESDYSLRAYCSILYLKPRMQIILRGQKVQTQLVSKSLAYIERDVYRPKFLAPKTVRITFGFNCRNKDHYGMMMYHRNRLIKAYERVGYQLKANNMGVGVVGIIECSFLKPTHNKQDFDYTNEYRLTIHALGEKLNDYWNEMQAKKKDYPLEVLAEDTQKRPDQTWVQCDSCLKWRKLPDGIHRLPEKWYCSYNPDPQFRNCNVPEEPEDDDLIPYEKTHKKKDREKLKKRLEFSQQIYNELYLPTSSALPNTSPAMNEMLHTDASNTPISRSLNSSENGPVSSPHSDHENRFKRKLSNPATPLPIKITRVTSQAFEDRKQNKVDDDDVIILEENSTPKPADIAECDIKIVKVEGGTDINYNEIETENAENRDACSEATCSKGNVATQTEREQSEVKKEDVKDDADNNLPISKLKATFVEHVLDPSFVDSDKRPNELSIRLQSTTREKENYQKQCDTLLKEVNELKRKLMELNDKYMKKEMCHQSTETDSILPDDELRQIKERSPGEMLILYEQALNEVKQLKEQCNSLKNLKTECNKCRDSENKSEVDDMAVQIDDLFRQLDECSVEKDQYKNEIELLEMEKNQLRIQCEELKEEVTQLKASIPQVVSHANGPVAGNLDPVNFSDGESLKLRSLRVNVGMLLASIMPDLDLQQMNYDVDVVDEILGQVVEHMNDEINSA from the exons CTGTGTCCAAAATttctgcatacaaattcaaccagTCACACCTGGCCTTTTAGTGCTGTAGCTGAACTTATAG ATAATGCATATGATCCAGATGTAAATGCAAAACAGATGTGGATTGACCAAACAATTATAAATGGGAACATATGCTTAATATTTATGGACAATGGAAATGGTATGAATGCAGACAAATTACATAAGATGTTGAG CTTTGGTTTCAGTGACAAAGTTACACTGAATGGTCGTGTTCCAGTTGGATTGTATGGGAATGGATTTAAATCAGGATCCATGCGTCTGGGAAATGATGCCATTGTTTTCACCAAGAATGGAGAAATCATGAGCGTGGGCATGTTGTCTCAGACCTTCTTGGAAGTTACAAAAGCAGAACATGTAATTGTTCCCATAATATCTTTCAACAAGAA ACGGCAAGTAATGAACCTAGAAGAATCAGCAGCCAGCCTGAGGGCTATTTTGGAACATTCTTTGTTTCCCACAGAAGAGGAGTTGCTTGCAGAGCTTGATGCTATTATAGGGAAAAAGGGGACACGGATCATTATTTGGAACCTTCGAAG GGAAAAAAGTCAACAAACTGAATTTGATTTTGGTACAGATAAATATGATATTCGGATTCCTGCAGATTTAGATGAAGTAACAGGGAAAAGAGGCTAcaaaaaacaagagagacaagATCAGATTACACCTGAAAGTGACTATTCGTTAAGG gCCTACTGCAGTATTTTATATTTAAAGCCAAGAATGCAGATCATTTTAAGAGGACAGAAAGTACAAACACAACTGGTTTCCAAAAGCCTTGCCTATATTGAACGCGATGTTTATAGACCAAAGTTTTTGGCT CCCAAAACCGTAAGAATTACCTTTGGATTCAACTGCCGAAATAAAGATCACTATGGAATGATGATGTATCACAGAAACAGGCTAATCAAGGCATATGAAAGAGTTGGCTATCAGCTGAAG GCAAACAATATGGGTGTAGGAGTAGTGGGGATTATTGAATGCAGCTTCTTAAAACCAACCCATAATAAACAGGATTTTGATTATACTAATGAATACAG GCTTACAATACATGCACTTGGTGAAAAGCTGAATGATTACTGGAATGAGATGCAAGCAAAGAAAAAAGACTATCCCTTGGAAGTGTTAGCTGAAGATACCCA GAAGCGACCTGATCAGACCTGGGTTCAGTGTGATTCATGCCTGAAATGGAGGAAGCTTCCAGATGGAATTCATCGGTTGCCAGAAAAATGGTATTGCTCATACAACCCTGACCCTCAATTTAG AAATTGCAATGTGCCTGAAGAACCTGAAGATGATGATTTAATACCATATGAAAAAACACATAAGAAAAA agacagagagaaattAAAGAAAAGACTGGAATTTAGCCAACAG ATTTATAATGAATTGTATTTACCAACATCATCTGCCTTGCCAAATACATCTCCAGCAATGAATGAAATGTTGCATACAGATGCTTCAAATACCCCTATTTCAAGGTCTCTAAACTCATCAGAAAATGGCCCAGTATCTTCTCCTCATTCTGACCACGAAAACAG GTTTAAACGCAAGCTTTCGAATCCTGCAACCCCATTGCCTATTAAGATCACGCGGGTGACTAGCCAAGCATTTGaggacagaaaacaaaacaaggttgatgatgacgatgttaTCATCTTGGAAGAGAACAGTACTCCAAAGCCTGCAGATATTGCAGAGTGTGATATCAAAATAGTAAAAGTGGAAGGTGGCACTGATATCAACTATAATGAAATCGAAACAGAGAATGCTGAAAACAGAGACGCTTGTTCTGAAGCAACATGTTCAAAAGGAAATGTAGCAACACAAACTGAAAGGGAACAAtcagaagtaaagaaggaagatgTGAAGGACGACGCAGATAATAATCTGCCCATTTCAAAATTAAAAGCAACCTTTGTAGAACATGTTTTAGACCCTAGTTTTGTGGATTCAGATAAAAGACCAAATGAATTAAGCATTCGATTGCAGTCTACCACTAGGGAAAAAGAAAACTATCAAAAGCAGTGTGATACATTGTTGAAAGAAGTAAATGAATTAAAGCGAAAACTGATGGAATTGAATGATAAATATATGAAAAAGGAAATGTGCCATCAGTCAACAGAAACAGATAGTATACTACCAGATGATGAACTGAGACAAATTAAAGAGAGAAGTCCAGGGGAGATGTTAATTCTGTATGAACAAGCATTGAATGAGGTGAAACAGTTAAAAGAACAGTGCAATAGTCTGAAGAATTTAAAAACGGAATGCAATAAATGTAGAGATAGTGAGAATAAAAGTGAAGTCGATGACATGGCTGTGCAAATAGATGATCTTTTCAGACAGCTGGACGAGTGCAGCGTTGAAAAAGACCAGTACAAGAATGAG ATTGAACTactggaaatggaaaaaaaccaGCTGCGTATTCAGTGTGAAGAGTTAAAAGAAGAAGTCACTCAGTTAAAAGCTTCAATCCCACAAGTGGTATCACATGCAAATGGTCCTGTGGCTGGTAATCTTGATCCTGTAAATTTTTCTGATGGGGAAAG CCTGAAGCTGAGATCCCTACGAGTTAATGTGGGAATGCTGCTGGCATCAATAATGCCTGATCTCGATTTGCAACAAATGAATTACGacgttgatgttgttgatgagaTTCTAGGTCAAGTGGTAGAACATATGAATGATGAAATCAATAGTGCATAA
- the MORC3 gene encoding MORC family CW-type zinc finger protein 3 isoform X2 gives MSSDIPEWPHCQRTRSLLMNLEESAASLRAILEHSLFPTEEELLAELDAIIGKKGTRIIIWNLRREKSQQTEFDFGTDKYDIRIPADLDEVTGKRGYKKQERQDQITPESDYSLRAYCSILYLKPRMQIILRGQKVQTQLVSKSLAYIERDVYRPKFLAPKTVRITFGFNCRNKDHYGMMMYHRNRLIKAYERVGYQLKANNMGVGVVGIIECSFLKPTHNKQDFDYTNEYRLTIHALGEKLNDYWNEMQAKKKDYPLEVLAEDTQKRPDQTWVQCDSCLKWRKLPDGIHRLPEKWYCSYNPDPQFRNCNVPEEPEDDDLIPYEKTHKKKDREKLKKRLEFSQQIYNELYLPTSSALPNTSPAMNEMLHTDASNTPISRSLNSSENGPVSSPHSDHENRFKRKLSNPATPLPIKITRVTSQAFEDRKQNKVDDDDVIILEENSTPKPADIAECDIKIVKVEGGTDINYNEIETENAENRDACSEATCSKGNVATQTEREQSEVKKEDVKDDADNNLPISKLKATFVEHVLDPSFVDSDKRPNELSIRLQSTTREKENYQKQCDTLLKEVNELKRKLMELNDKYMKKEMCHQSTETDSILPDDELRQIKERSPGEMLILYEQALNEVKQLKEQCNSLKNLKTECNKCRDSENKSEVDDMAVQIDDLFRQLDECSVEKDQYKNEIELLEMEKNQLRIQCEELKEEVTQLKASIPQVVSHANGPVAGNLDPVNFSDGESLKLRSLRVNVGMLLASIMPDLDLQQMNYDVDVVDEILGQVVEHMNDEINSA, from the exons AT GAGCAGTGACATACCAGAGTGGCCACATTGTCAGAGAACGAGATCACTTT TAATGAACCTAGAAGAATCAGCAGCCAGCCTGAGGGCTATTTTGGAACATTCTTTGTTTCCCACAGAAGAGGAGTTGCTTGCAGAGCTTGATGCTATTATAGGGAAAAAGGGGACACGGATCATTATTTGGAACCTTCGAAG GGAAAAAAGTCAACAAACTGAATTTGATTTTGGTACAGATAAATATGATATTCGGATTCCTGCAGATTTAGATGAAGTAACAGGGAAAAGAGGCTAcaaaaaacaagagagacaagATCAGATTACACCTGAAAGTGACTATTCGTTAAGG gCCTACTGCAGTATTTTATATTTAAAGCCAAGAATGCAGATCATTTTAAGAGGACAGAAAGTACAAACACAACTGGTTTCCAAAAGCCTTGCCTATATTGAACGCGATGTTTATAGACCAAAGTTTTTGGCT CCCAAAACCGTAAGAATTACCTTTGGATTCAACTGCCGAAATAAAGATCACTATGGAATGATGATGTATCACAGAAACAGGCTAATCAAGGCATATGAAAGAGTTGGCTATCAGCTGAAG GCAAACAATATGGGTGTAGGAGTAGTGGGGATTATTGAATGCAGCTTCTTAAAACCAACCCATAATAAACAGGATTTTGATTATACTAATGAATACAG GCTTACAATACATGCACTTGGTGAAAAGCTGAATGATTACTGGAATGAGATGCAAGCAAAGAAAAAAGACTATCCCTTGGAAGTGTTAGCTGAAGATACCCA GAAGCGACCTGATCAGACCTGGGTTCAGTGTGATTCATGCCTGAAATGGAGGAAGCTTCCAGATGGAATTCATCGGTTGCCAGAAAAATGGTATTGCTCATACAACCCTGACCCTCAATTTAG AAATTGCAATGTGCCTGAAGAACCTGAAGATGATGATTTAATACCATATGAAAAAACACATAAGAAAAA agacagagagaaattAAAGAAAAGACTGGAATTTAGCCAACAG ATTTATAATGAATTGTATTTACCAACATCATCTGCCTTGCCAAATACATCTCCAGCAATGAATGAAATGTTGCATACAGATGCTTCAAATACCCCTATTTCAAGGTCTCTAAACTCATCAGAAAATGGCCCAGTATCTTCTCCTCATTCTGACCACGAAAACAG GTTTAAACGCAAGCTTTCGAATCCTGCAACCCCATTGCCTATTAAGATCACGCGGGTGACTAGCCAAGCATTTGaggacagaaaacaaaacaaggttgatgatgacgatgttaTCATCTTGGAAGAGAACAGTACTCCAAAGCCTGCAGATATTGCAGAGTGTGATATCAAAATAGTAAAAGTGGAAGGTGGCACTGATATCAACTATAATGAAATCGAAACAGAGAATGCTGAAAACAGAGACGCTTGTTCTGAAGCAACATGTTCAAAAGGAAATGTAGCAACACAAACTGAAAGGGAACAAtcagaagtaaagaaggaagatgTGAAGGACGACGCAGATAATAATCTGCCCATTTCAAAATTAAAAGCAACCTTTGTAGAACATGTTTTAGACCCTAGTTTTGTGGATTCAGATAAAAGACCAAATGAATTAAGCATTCGATTGCAGTCTACCACTAGGGAAAAAGAAAACTATCAAAAGCAGTGTGATACATTGTTGAAAGAAGTAAATGAATTAAAGCGAAAACTGATGGAATTGAATGATAAATATATGAAAAAGGAAATGTGCCATCAGTCAACAGAAACAGATAGTATACTACCAGATGATGAACTGAGACAAATTAAAGAGAGAAGTCCAGGGGAGATGTTAATTCTGTATGAACAAGCATTGAATGAGGTGAAACAGTTAAAAGAACAGTGCAATAGTCTGAAGAATTTAAAAACGGAATGCAATAAATGTAGAGATAGTGAGAATAAAAGTGAAGTCGATGACATGGCTGTGCAAATAGATGATCTTTTCAGACAGCTGGACGAGTGCAGCGTTGAAAAAGACCAGTACAAGAATGAG ATTGAACTactggaaatggaaaaaaaccaGCTGCGTATTCAGTGTGAAGAGTTAAAAGAAGAAGTCACTCAGTTAAAAGCTTCAATCCCACAAGTGGTATCACATGCAAATGGTCCTGTGGCTGGTAATCTTGATCCTGTAAATTTTTCTGATGGGGAAAG CCTGAAGCTGAGATCCCTACGAGTTAATGTGGGAATGCTGCTGGCATCAATAATGCCTGATCTCGATTTGCAACAAATGAATTACGacgttgatgttgttgatgagaTTCTAGGTCAAGTGGTAGAACATATGAATGATGAAATCAATAGTGCATAA